From Malaciobacter mytili LMG 24559:
CTTCTTGAAACAATAAAAGATGCAGAAGTAATAACTTCAATTTTACTTACAATGAAAGTTTCATTATGGGCTATGTTATTTGTTTTAATCACAGGATTACCTTTAGCTTATATTATTGCAAGATATGAATTTTATGGAAGAAGTTTTCTTGAATCAATTATTGATATTCCTGTTATGATACCTCATACAGCAGCTGGAATTGCACTTCTTACTACTTTTGGAGATACTTTATTAGGTGATTTTTTTAAATTTTTTGGTATTGAATTTGTAGGAACTGAATATGGAATTATGATTGCAATGATGTTTTTATCAGCTCCTTTTTTAATCAATAGTGCAAAAGATGGTTTTAGAAAAGTTGATGTAAAGCTTGAAAAAGTAGCTAGAACTTTAGGGGCTAGTCCTATTTCTGTCTTTTTTAGAATAACTATTCCAAATGCTAAAAAAGATATTATCAATGGTGCTTTAATGATGTGGAGTAGGGGTCTTGGTGAATTTGGAGCGGTTGTTATACTTGTATATCATCCTATGACAACACCAGTTCTAATATTTGATAGATTTAATAGTTATGGATTAAGTTTTTCTGCTCCTGTTGCCGCAGTAATTATTGCTTTTTCTGTAATTGTGTTTTTAGTTGTTAGATTTACTACTTCTAAATTGAAATAATATTAGTAAATTTTGATATAATAATAAAAAAAGGAGAATTTATGTTTGTAAAATTAAATGATAGAGTTTATTTGAATATGGCGAAAATTACTAGAATGAAAATTGATCATGTTGAAGATGGAATTAGAGTTAGATTTTATGAAGGTCAAGAGCAAGTTGCAAAATCAAAAAGATTTGATGATGTACAAGCAGCAGAGGCTTGGCTTCAAGAGTTATTATCAAAAATTTAAATAGTATTGAAAAAAATCTATTTAATATCTGGATTTATGTGTGATAAAAGGCTTTGGGATAAAGCCCTTAGCTTTTTTGATTCTTCATATAAATTTATATATCTGCCTATTCCTTTAGAAGAAAATTTTGAAAAATTACTTGAAAAAATAGTAATTAATGAAGAAAAAATAAATCTTATAGGGTTTTCTTTAGGTGGATATATAGCTTCTGCTTATGCTTTAAAATATAAAGATAAAATAAATAAGGTTTTAGTTATATCCTCATCTTTATGTTCTTTAGAAAAAAAAGAATTATTACAAAGACAAAAAGCAATAGAACTTACAAAAAAATTTGCTTTTAAATCATTAAGTGAAAAAAAGATTAAAACTCTACTTGAAGATAAAAATAATCAAGAAATAATTACATTAATAAAAAAAATGTATGAAGAACTTGGAAAAGAATATTTTCTTACTCAATTAAATGCTACTTTACATAGAAAAGATTTAAAAGAAGAGTTATTAAAAAGTAAAATAGATTTTAGTTTTTATTTTTCAAAAGATGATATTTTATTAAATCATTTATGGTTAGAAGAACTTGAATTAAATAGTTCTTTTAATTTTACAAAACTAAAAAGATCTTCACATATGCTTCCTTTAGAAGAACCATTAAAAATAGCCTTGTATATAAAATCTTGGTTAGCTTGAATTTAGCAAATAAAGCATATAATATTAACTTTGCAAAGCTTCTAGTTTAGAAGGGAAAGCTTTAATAGCTTTTTTTAGTGAATTTTATAAAAAAGGCAAAATATGCAAAATACTTTAAATAAAACAGTTTTTTTAAAAGCAGATAAAATAGGTGAAGGAGATTTAGGCTCTATTTTAATCAAAGGTTTTTTAAATGCTATGAGTGAGCAAGAAAATTTACCTGAATCTATTCTTTGTGTAAATAGTGCAGTTTTATTAACAACTGCAAATGAAGAAGATGAGGTTTTACAAATTCTTAAAAAACTTGAAAATAAAGGTGTAAAAATTTACTCTTGTGGAACTTGTTTAAATTATTATAATAAAACAGATGAGTTAAAAGTTGGAGTTGCAGGAAATGCTATGGATACAATAGCAACACTTCTAAATACAAATACTGTAACTTTATAATCTTCAAAAAGCCTAAAATTTTTAGGCTTTTTTCTAAAGGTATTTAATGTTTAATCTTCAAACTTTTTTAAACACTATTTCAAACACTTTTTCAAAAGAGTTATTTTATAGGTTTCCCCTTGTTTTTATTTTTATAATTATTACTTTTATTTTTACAATTTTTGAAAATCATAAAATATTTATATTTGAACAAGAGTTGCAAAATAAACTTTTATTAAGTTCTTTTATTCTTACTATTTTTACTACTTCTTTTTATCTTTTTTTTGAAAGAATAAAAAGAAATAGTTTATATAAAACAGGGCTATTTTTAGGGCTATTATTACTAACATATTGTAGTGTTTTTATCTACTTTGATTCTATACTTTTTTATTTTAATGCAGTTTTACTCTCTTTAATATTTTCAAATTTTCTTTTTATAAAATCAACTAATCAATCAATTTTATATTTTTATTTACTAGGAAAACACTCTATTCTAATTGCTTTTTTTAGCTGCTTTATTTTAGGATTTGGAATATATGCAATACTTCTTAGTTTGGAGTTTTTATTTAATATAACTTTTTTAAATGATTATATAGAAGATATATTTATTTTTATTGCAACTATTATTTTTCCTATTTTAATTCTTTCAAATATTCCTAAAAATATAGATACTTTAAAAGAAGAAATACAAACAACTTGGCTTATTCTTATAAAAAACATATTAATTCCCTTACTTTTTATATATATAGTTGTTTTATATGCATATTTTATAAAAATAACTATTTTACAAGAGCTTCCAAAGGGAGATTTATCTTGGATAATTTGTACTTTTTTAACTTTATGTATATTTGTAAAGATGTTTTTAACTTCAATAAAACAGCAAAACTTTATAGTGAAGTTTTTTGATAAATATTTTATTTATTCAATGATTATTCCTTTGATTTTTTTAAATATTGCTATATATACAAGAGTTAATGAGTATGGTATTACTCAAGCTAGATATGCTTTAATTTTATTATCAATTTGGTTTTCATTTATTGTAATTTATTATTTTATTAAAAAAGAGTTTTGTATAAAAAGAAGTTTTATTTTTCTATTTTTACTTTTACTTATCTCTTCTGTTACTACTTTTAGTGCTTCAAATCTTAGTATAAATTCTCAACTTAATAGATTAGAAACAATGTTAAAAGAAAATAATATTTTAGTTAAAAATAAAGTTACTCCTCTAACAAAGCAGTTAGATTTAAAACAAGAAGCTCAAATCTCTTCAATTATTAAATATTTAAATAGAAGTAAAGAAGGGAAAAAAAGATTAAATCTTTTGCTTAATACAGATTTTAAAAATAGTTTAGAGTTTTTAAAATATTTAAATATTAAATACTCTAATTTAAATACCACATATATAAAAAAGTTTAATTTAAATGATATAGTTTATAGTTTAAATGGTTATAACTATTTGATACCTTTATCTATAGAACAAACTAAGCAAAAATATTTTTATAAAAATAAAGTAATCCTTGCAAGTTTAAAAAACTCTATTTTAAAACTAGAAATAAAAAATCAAAATATACAGTTTGATTTAAAGCAAATAGTTAAAGAGTGGAAAAAACAAAAAATAGAAGTTTTAGATAAGAATAATTATAAAAATACGATTTTTTATAAGAAAATGGACAATTTAGAGTTAAAACTTTGTATTAAGTACTTAAGAATAAATGAGAATTTTGAAGACTTTGAAGTAAAATATATAGAAGGTTATTTAATGATAAGATAAAAAGAGTTTAAAACTCTCTTTATCTATTCATCTATTTATTCATACCTTGTCCTTGACCCATTCCCATACCTTGTCCTTGACCCATTCCTTTACCTTGACCCATTCCTTTATTGTTCATTCTTTCAGAAACTCTATTTAACTGATGCTCTTGTAACTCTTCTTTACTTAAAACACCATCTTTATTTTTATCTATACTTTCAAAAGTTGGTGCATTTTGTGCATTTCTTAAAGGATAACCTTGCTCATATTTTTGAGACATTCTTTTAGCTCTTGTATCTTCAAATTCACTTTGAGTAATTTTCCCATCATTATTTGCATCATAAGCCCCAAAAGGAATTGGCCCTTTATTTGGTAAATCTTGGGCAAACAGTACAGCACTTACCACTGCAGTTAAAGCAGCAATTTTTAAAGTTTTCATTTTTTTTCCTTTAGTTAAACTTTAATATAATTATAACATTAATAATTTAATAGATATTTAATAGTTTATGTTAGATAAATGTATATTGGACTTTTAAAAAAATCTTGTGCATATTGAATTTCTCGGGGTTTTATATTATGTAGTGAAAAAGTATTACTTATAATTGTAGTATTTATATTTTCATCAAATAATTTTTTTTCAAGTTTTTTCATACCTTCAAAATATAAGTAACAAACTAAAGTTGCATTTTTTAAATCTTCTTTAAAAAAATCCTTTTTATATATTTGTAAATTTTTTATTTTTAAAAGTGATTTTAAAAGTTTTGAGATTAAATAAGGAACTAAAGATAATTCATAAGCTATGATTTTTTTATTTGGAAGATTTACTGCTAAAAAAATAGCTAAACTTCCAAATCCTGAGCCTAAATCAATAATAGTTTCATCTTTTGAATTTTTTGCATATTCTAGTATTTTTTTTTGTGCAGCTTTTGAACTTGGCATTGGTGAAATACCAATTTTTAAAGAAGATATTACAATTATTAAAACAATTAAAAGTAAAAAAATTAAAAGATAAAATTCAAACATAAAGTTATTTTACATTGAGCAAACTTAAAAGTTTGCCCAAATTTATATCTCATTAGAAACTTCGTATCCAGCAAGTGCTGAACCAATAGCTCCCATTAGTTGTGGATATTTTGCTGCAACTACATTTTTTTCTAATTTTTTAGATAGTAGTTGTAATAAAAAAGGGTTTAATGCTCCTCCTCCACTAAAAATTATATTATCACTTTTTATGGCAAATTTTTTAGCCATAGAAGCTAGTCTTGAGGCAATTGATTCATGTACAGCATAACAAATATTAGCTGCACTCTCTTTTTTTGCAATTAATGAGATTACTTCTGATTCGGCAAATACTGCACACATACTAGAAATACTTAACTCTTTTGTTGCTTCAAAGCCTATTTTTGAAAACTTTTCTAGTTCAAGGCCCATTCTACTTGCAGCTATTTCTAAAAATTTTCCAGTTCCTGCTGCACATTTATCATTCATTTTAAAATCTATAAATCCACCATTTAAATCAAGCTTTATTACTTTACTATCTTGACCACCCAAGTCAATAACCATATCAGCACTATTGTCAAAATGAAAGGCTGCTTTTGCATGGGCTTTTATTTCACTAATTATAGGACAAGAAAAACACTCTTCTATCATATGTCTTCCATATCCTGTTGAAACTAGCATTTCTATTTGTTTATCTTTTAAATATTCTTTTACTATTTCATCTTGATTTACAATAGTTGGGATAATTTTTGTATCAATAATTTCTTTATTTTTATTTATAGCACATATTTTTGTGTAAGTAGAACCTACATCAACACCCCAATACATTTAATTTTGCTTCTTTTTAAAAGAAGTTGCTTTTTTCTTAAAGTTAATACTTTCTAAAAAGGCTTCAACTCTTGTTTTAATTTGTCCTGCATCTTCTGGAGAATAGTCTGATTCAATAACTAAACAAGCAATTCCTTCTTTTTCTAAAGCTTGTGTTACTAGATGTGCTTCCACATTATAAGTATGACAAAAAGATAAAGTATAATAAATTACTCCATCAGCTTGTCTATCTTTATACATTTTAAGAATTTTATCTATTCTTGGAGCATTAGGAGTAAAACAAGCACAATCAACAGCACTATACTTATCAAGTAATTTTTGCATTAATTCATCTTCTGTTGTTACTTCATCTAAATTTACATTATCTTTATAATATCTATGCCCAATACATGACTCTTCATTAATAATAGCACCCCCACTTGTTTCAACTGCTGTATGAAGTTTCCAGTTTGGTGGAGCAAAAGGAGTACCTAAAACTATAAGTCTTGGAGTATCTTCTTCAAATACACTAATTTTATTTTCAACTCTTTTTTCAAGTTCATCGCAAAGTTCATTTACTTTTTGAGTATATCTTACTGGGTCATCTAAAAATCCCATTTGAGTAACAAATAAGCCATCTTTTCCACTAATTGGAATTATGTCTTTATTCATACTTCTTAATCTATCTAATCTTTGTAAAGCTTCTCTTTTTTCATTTACTATCTTTGTTCCTTTTTTCATCTCTTCTAAAGATAGTTTTTCCCCTGTAATACTCTCTATATGCTCTTTAAACTCTACTAATTCCTCTTTCCAAAGTTTTAAATCTTTTTCTCTTTTCATATGGGGAATATTCATAACTTTTACTGGATGATGTTTATTTAAAATTTCCCAAGTTTTTTTCTTTGCTTCACAAGTTGTTTCTCCATAAATAAAATCTGATGATTGTGTATAAGCACATGTTTTTTGTAGCTTAAAACCATGAGCAGATTTTATTAAAGGACAGATATTTCTAGGAAGTTCTGTTTCTGCATCTGCAATTGTAGCAGGGCTTCCTCCACATAACCCAAAACAAGCGCCACCTGCACCAACTATAATCTCTTCAGGAACAAAAATACAAAAAGCACCAATTGAAGGTCTTTTTTTCTTTCTTAATTCATTTATTTCAGCTATTCTTTGACCTTGAATTTCACTCATAAACCAATCAAAATATTTCATAGCTTCAGGTCTGTTTTTTTGAGTCATAAATTGATTTTTATAAGATTCTAATCCCATTTCCATCATTTTTGCATGTCTTTCAACATCCACTCCAATATCTTTTAATAAACTTCTATGTTCATGTACACCCATAATATTTGCCTTTAATTAAATGCTGTTAAAAAAGTAGTTACATGTAAAAAAGCTAAAAGAATGGAAGCTTAGTCATGTATGTCTAATCCTTAGACCTAATATACAGCTTTACTTAAAATTATAATATAGTTTTATTAATAAAGTATTAAAAAAGGTAAAAATATTTTTACTTTTATATGTAAGTTAAAGTTATAAATTAAGAGAAGATTCTCTTAATTTTCATAAAGGAAGAATTTATGTTCTTTATTTTTTTGACATTGAATATATTCACTATTTGCAATTTTTAGTTCTCCCTTACATATAGGGCAATTTCCTTTTAATTTTGTAAGATAAACATCTCCTGCATTTGAACATTCAAAACTATATTCTCCAAAATATAAAATCTTTTTTTGAAGTAAAATAATACTTAGAATTAATGCAGCAAAAGGAATAATTCCTAAAAAAATAAGTGTAGTATTTTTAGTTTCATAATATAAGGCTATAAAATATAAAAGTAGGGCACTAAAGATTAAGATTACTCTTGTTATTTTTAATTGTTTACCAAAGATTTTTATAGCTTTCTCATAAACTCTTTCTAGTTTAACTTTTTCATTTTTTTTCTTCATTTGCTCTCTTTTGTTTTTATAATAATACAAAATTAGTTTTTAACTATCTATTATCTACACATAATCTACACGTAAATTTGTTAAAATATAATAGTTTTTTTTATTTGGAGTAATAAGTTATGCAAAACAAAAAAGTTGTTTTACTTTCAATAATAGCAATTTTAGCTTTATTTATTGGCGGTACATATTTTTATAAAAGTAGTAAAGCTAAAGAGTATCAAGCTTTAGTACAAAAGAAAAAAGATAGTCTTCAAAGACCTTATTCTTTAGTAGTTGGTAATAGTGATGCAAAGGTTCAATTAGTTGAGTTTTTTGATCCTGCTTGTGGAACTTGTGCTCAATTTCATCCTTATGTAAAAAATATTATGAAAGAAAACGAAGGAAAGATAAAACTTGTTTTAAGATATGCTCCTTTTCATAAAAATTCTGATTTTGCTGTAAGGGTTTTAGAAGCTTCAAGAAAGCAAGATAAATTTATGCAAACTTTAGAAATTTTATTTGCTACACAAGGATATTGGACAGAAAATCATATTGTAATACCAGAAAAAATATGGAGAGTTTTACCTAAAGCTGGCCTTGATATGCAAATGTTAGCAAATGATATGAAAAATGATGAAATTACAAAAATAATCAAACAAGATTTATTTGATGCCCAAGAGTTAGGTGCAAATAAAACACCTTCTTATTTTGTAAATGGTAAACCTTTAGAAGTATTTGGTTTACAAGAATTAATAGATTTAATTAATTCTCAATTATGATTTTTTAAATCTCTTTTTTATTTTAAAATATAGGGTACTTCCTACTATTATTAGTAGAAGTATCCAAATATAAAGTGAATCTAACTGTAAAATATTATCAACTATTGTATTTAAAAAAAATCCCCAAAGAGTAATTGCAATGGCAGTTGCAATAAATACTATAAACATAATTGTAAAGTGTTTTAAACCTATTAAATACCCTATAATTGCTCCCACAATTGGTCCTGTCATCCAAAAAGGTATAAAAACAAAAATAAAAAGCCCAATTTTTCCATATTTTTCAAATTTGTCTTGATGTTGTAATTTTTTTTGTTTTACTTCTTCAAAAAAACTTTCTAAAAGCTTGATTTTTAGTATACCTTTAAAACTATAAATAAATAAGGGATATAAAATAGTAACTAAAATAAGTTCAGTTAAAATATTTATAGAAATTACAAAAAAGTGAGAGAGTCCAGAAGCATACCCTAAAGATAAGGCAGGTACTCTTCCTACAAATAAATTTGATGCTATAATTGCTGTAAGTTTGTTTGCTAAAGAAGTATCAACAATATATGTAAAGATTATAAATAAAGTAAGGCAAATAATTAATACTAATCCAAATAATAATATATTTCCTTCTTTTTGTTTAAATAGTTTTTGTAAAATTAGATACATCTTCCCTCTTTTTATAAACTTATAATATTCTAACATACACTTTTATAAAATCTTACAAAATGAAATAAAATCAGTTAAATTTTATTTTTTTATATATACTTTTAAAAAGGAGATAAAATGAGAGTATGTGCAGTTGAATTAAAATCAAATAATGCAATTTTATCTGTTTTAGATAATCAAAATTATATAGATACAAAAATAAAAAAAATTAGTTTAATTGATGATGAAAAAAAAGATTCAATTTTAGCTTTTAAACAAGAGTTTGAAGATTTTATTCAAAAAAATAATATAACACAAATTGTAATTAAAAAAAGAGCAAAAAAGGGTACTTTTGCAGGTGGAGCAATAACTTTTAAAATGGAAGCTATAATTCAATCAATTTTATTTTGTGAAGTTGAATTAATCTCTTCACAAACTATAAGTTCTTATGAGAAAAAAAATAGTATTATTTTCCCAAAAGAGCTAAAAAAGTATCAAGAACAAAGTTATTTGGCTGGTTTGTGTTTTTGGATGTGAGAACTTATAATATATCCATGATTTAAAGCCAAAGCAATAGAGCCACCAACATTTCCTGCAATATCTCCTGCTAGATATACACCTTCTTGGTGGTTTCTAAGGTTTTTATCAATAAGTGGTTTATTTTCACTATCTAATAAAATACCACAGCGTTGTAGTAAGTCAGTTGGATTTGAGCCTCCCAGAGCATAAATTATTCTATCAAACTGTTTTATTTGGTTATTTGAAAAATAAACTTCTAATTTATTGTTTTTTTCTTCAACTTTTTGTATATCTAAATTAAGTTGTAAATTAATTAAATCTTTTTCTACAAAATCAAATAATTGATGTAGATTTATTGGATTTACCCTTGAAAAACTCTCTTTTCTATATGCTAAAGTTACTCTATTTTGTTTTGCAATATAATATGCAAATTCAACTGCACTATCTCCTCCTCCCACAACAAGTATCTCTTCATTATTTTTACATTCAGAAATATTAAAATTTATTTTATCTTTTAAATTTACGGGGAGTTTATATGAGGGTTTATTTGGTTTACCCATAGTTCCTATACTAATAACTATATTTTTTGCATAATATTCATTTTCTTTAATTGTTTTAATTTCAAAAAGATTATTTTGTTTTGTTATACCATAAACTTCTTCATTAAAACAGGCTTCTATATCTTTATTAGCAACTAAAGTATCAAAGAGATCTAAAGTACTTTCTTTAGTCCCATCTGTAAAATGAATATTTCCTTTAAGTTCTACTTTTATACCCTTCCAATCTTTATCTACTCTTTTATTATCTTTAAAATATTTTCGTATAGTGTCTGAATGATTATTACTTTTTTCAAAAACTATTACTTCTTTTAAACCAAGTAAAATAGCCTCTACACTTGTTGCAATTCCACCAGGTCCTGCACCAATAATTGCTAAGTCATAGATTTTTTTCATTTTAATCCTTTAGACAATTTTTACAAATTTGGGTATCAAAAGCGTAACATTTATAAAATCAGTTAAAAGTATCCTAATATATAGTGATATTTATAAGTAAATTTTTTAGCTTGTTCAAACATTAATTTAAGTGTTTGTAGCAACTCTTCTTGTAAAGTTTGTTGATTATATCCTATTGCTTGCATAATCTATCCTTTTTTAAGCTAATTGATAATTATAACATTTATTTATAAAAATTTAAACTATATTTTTTTATAGTCTATTTTTTATATAAACTGAATAATAAATATACAGAAGTAGAAAAAAAACTATCTATTTTTTGTTAAAATATTTAAAATATACTAAAGAGGTTTAATGCAAAGTATTTTAATAACAATTTTTTTAGCTATTTCAATATCAACTATTATAAATATTGTACTTAAAAAATTGGGGATTTCACATATAATAGGTTATATTTTAACTGGAACTATAATTAGTTATATTTTTAATTTTAGTAGTTTTGATATACATTCACTTGATTTAATTGCAGAATTTGGAATAGTATTTTTAATGTTTACTATTGGTTTAGAAATGAGTTTTGAACGAATTAGAAAGATGAAAGAAATACTTCTTTTAAATGGATTTTTACAAGTATTTTTAAGCGCACTAATTATCTTTTTAGTTTCTTATTATCTTATAAAACTTCCTTTAGTTGCATCACTTATAGTTTCTCTTGCCTTATCTTTATCTTCAACGGCAATAGTTTTAAGTTATTTAAAACATTCAAAAGATATATATACTCCTTATGGAGAAAAAGCAACAGCTATTTTAATTTTTCAAGATTTAGCTGTTATTCCTATTTTATTATTAATAACTTTTTTAACAAATGATACTCTTTCAATTTCAGAAATCTTATTAAATACTTTTATTTCAGCAATTATTGTAATTTTATTTTTATTTACAATTGGAAAAAAAGTAATGAATTGGCTTTTAAAATTTTCTTCAAATACTCAATTAGAAGAGTTATTTTTAGGTTCAGTTTTTTCAATAGTAATTGGAGCTTCTTTATTAGCTCATGAAATGGGTTTTACTTATTCATTAGGTGCTTTTATTGCAGGTATGATTATCTCTGAAACTAGATATAGAATAAAAGTAGAATCAGATATTGCTACTTATAAAGATCTTTTACTTGGTACTTTTTTCTTTAGTGTAGGAACAAAAATTGATTTATTTTTCTTTTTTAAAAATTTACACTATATCTTTGCTGTTTTTGTATTGGTTATGTTTATAAAAGCTTTTGTTGTTTATTGGATAATAAGAAGAAAAGCAAATAGAAGTATCTCTATAAAAACAGCTATTTCTTTATGTCAAATTGGAGAGTTTTCTTTTGCTATTTTTGCTTTAGCTGCAAATGATAATTTATTATCTCAAGAATTAACAAATTTTTTAATTTTAGTAACTGTTTTATCTATGATTATTACACCATTTATTATAAATAATATTTATAAACTAGCTTCATATTTTGAAGTAGAGTTTTATGAATCTGATAAAATTACACCTATTAAAGCAACAAATCACGTAGTAATTTGTGGTTTTTCAACTTTAGGAAGAATTGTAGCAAGAACTCTACAATTAAATAAAAAACCTTTTGTAATAATTTCAGATGACTTAAGACACGTATTACTTGCTAGAAAACTTGGTTATATGGCATATTTTGGACACTTAGATAAAACACCTGTTTTAGAATCTTTAAAAGTTGATGAAGCTTCAAGTATTATAATAACTTTATCAAATACAAAAAGAAAAAGACTTATTTGTGAAGCTATACTTGCTTTTGATAAAGGAGCAAATATTGTCTTAAAAATTGACTCAACTGAAGAGAAAAGAGACTTAAAAGATTTAAATATTAAAAACTTTGTTCATGCCCATAAACAAGTGGCTAGGCTATTAGTTTCAAAAGCAATATAACTTAAAAAAATGAAATATAAATCTTTTTTTTGTATAATCAACACTTACTATTTTTCAAGGATATGATTTTAATGAGAAAAAAATTTACTTGGCAACTTTTATTTATTGGGATTATTTTAACAGTTTTAGTTACAACTTTAAGTCTTTATAACCTAAGAAATACAAATCTTAAATCTTCAATTCAAAATGCACAGGTTATTGCAAACGTAGTAAAAAGTGGTTTAACTTCGCATATGATTAATGGAAATATGGACCAAGTAGATACTTTTATTAATTCTGTTGCTAGTATGAAAAATATTGAAGAGTTATGGCTAATAAGAAGTGATTTAGTTAAAGCTCAATTTGGAAAAGAAAATCTTAGAAATCCTAAAGATGAAATAGATTTAGAAGTTTTAAAAACAGGACAAATAAAATATCAACTAAATGAGAGCTTTACTAAAACAACTATGAGAGTTACAGTTCCTTATAACTCTATTTTAGAAAATGGAATTGACTGTAATAAATGTCATAAGGTAAATTATGGGGATACTTTAGGAGCTGTTTCTTTAAAGTTAGATATTAGTGATATAAAACAAGTTGGATTGGAAATTACTTATTTAATTCCTCTAATGATTCTTTTATCAATATTATTAATTTTATTTTTAGCAAGAAGAGTAAATGAACATTATGTTGCTGTATTGGAAAAATTAGCAAGAAGTATAAAACTAGCTATTTCTGGAAGATTTAAAGAAATAGTATATGAAGCAAATAAATCAAATGAAATTGTAACTTTAATTGATGATTATAATCTATTAATGTCTACTTTTAGAGATACTTCTG
This genomic window contains:
- a CDS encoding DsbA family protein, with the translated sequence MQNKKVVLLSIIAILALFIGGTYFYKSSKAKEYQALVQKKKDSLQRPYSLVVGNSDAKVQLVEFFDPACGTCAQFHPYVKNIMKENEGKIKLVLRYAPFHKNSDFAVRVLEASRKQDKFMQTLEILFATQGYWTENHIVIPEKIWRVLPKAGLDMQMLANDMKNDEITKIIKQDLFDAQELGANKTPSYFVNGKPLEVFGLQELIDLINSQL
- a CDS encoding small multi-drug export protein gives rise to the protein MYLILQKLFKQKEGNILLFGLVLIICLTLFIIFTYIVDTSLANKLTAIIASNLFVGRVPALSLGYASGLSHFFVISINILTELILVTILYPLFIYSFKGILKIKLLESFFEEVKQKKLQHQDKFEKYGKIGLFIFVFIPFWMTGPIVGAIIGYLIGLKHFTIMFIVFIATAIAITLWGFFLNTIVDNILQLDSLYIWILLLIIVGSTLYFKIKKRFKKS
- a CDS encoding DUF3010 family protein; this encodes MRVCAVELKSNNAILSVLDNQNYIDTKIKKISLIDDEKKDSILAFKQEFEDFIQKNNITQIVIKKRAKKGTFAGGAITFKMEAIIQSILFCEVELISSQTISSYEKKNSIIFPKELKKYQEQSYLAGLCFWM
- a CDS encoding NAD(P)-binding domain-containing protein, with the protein product MKKIYDLAIIGAGPGGIATSVEAILLGLKEVIVFEKSNNHSDTIRKYFKDNKRVDKDWKGIKVELKGNIHFTDGTKESTLDLFDTLVANKDIEACFNEEVYGITKQNNLFEIKTIKENEYYAKNIVISIGTMGKPNKPSYKLPVNLKDKINFNISECKNNEEILVVGGGDSAVEFAYYIAKQNRVTLAYRKESFSRVNPINLHQLFDFVEKDLINLQLNLDIQKVEEKNNKLEVYFSNNQIKQFDRIIYALGGSNPTDLLQRCGILLDSENKPLIDKNLRNHQEGVYLAGDIAGNVGGSIALALNHGYIISSHIQKHKPAK
- a CDS encoding cation:proton antiporter domain-containing protein is translated as MQSILITIFLAISISTIINIVLKKLGISHIIGYILTGTIISYIFNFSSFDIHSLDLIAEFGIVFLMFTIGLEMSFERIRKMKEILLLNGFLQVFLSALIIFLVSYYLIKLPLVASLIVSLALSLSSTAIVLSYLKHSKDIYTPYGEKATAILIFQDLAVIPILLLITFLTNDTLSISEILLNTFISAIIVILFLFTIGKKVMNWLLKFSSNTQLEELFLGSVFSIVIGASLLAHEMGFTYSLGAFIAGMIISETRYRIKVESDIATYKDLLLGTFFFSVGTKIDLFFFFKNLHYIFAVFVLVMFIKAFVVYWIIRRKANRSISIKTAISLCQIGEFSFAIFALAANDNLLSQELTNFLILVTVLSMIITPFIINNIYKLASYFEVEFYESDKITPIKATNHVVICGFSTLGRIVARTLQLNKKPFVIISDDLRHVLLARKLGYMAYFGHLDKTPVLESLKVDEASSIIITLSNTKRKRLICEAILAFDKGANIVLKIDSTEEKRDLKDLNIKNFVHAHKQVARLLVSKAI